In Scytonema millei VB511283, a single window of DNA contains:
- a CDS encoding NarK family nitrate/nitrite MFS transporter: MLKGLISFQGRYRILHQTWFAFFLTFVCWFNFAPFAGLIQKELHLSDPQKTTLLICNVALTIPARIIIGMLLDRFGPRITYSCLLMFAVVPCMATAMSHDFNQLVWSRLLMGIVGSGFVIGIRMVSEWFPPKDIGIAQGVYGGWGNFGAFGAEFALPILAVATGFVAGGASNWRLAIALTGIVAAIYGVIYFNTVQDTPSGKVYKRPKKNGAMEVTSKGSFYAMLLSNFGLIFALGLLAWRLAQPKIHFLSQSQMYIVWIGLLGLYAYQTYQGWRVNKELLTGQKIYAPSERYQFRQVALLEFTYVTNFGSELAAVSMLPIFFETTFGLDHHMASTLASSYPFLNLVSRPSGGLISDKLGSRKWTMTVISVGIGISYLLAYEINGSWALPLAIAVTMLSAYFAQAGCGATYGIVPLIKKEITGQISGNVGAYGNFGGVIYLTILSLTNARTLFATMGIAALVCASLCAFCLKEPKGSFAEDYETTATAENSLPSSSMLAEELE, encoded by the coding sequence ATGCTCAAAGGCTTAATTTCTTTTCAGGGTCGCTACCGTATCTTACATCAAACGTGGTTTGCTTTCTTTCTAACGTTTGTTTGTTGGTTTAACTTTGCGCCGTTCGCCGGATTAATTCAGAAAGAACTTCATTTAAGCGATCCGCAAAAAACAACTCTCCTCATCTGCAACGTAGCACTGACAATTCCAGCCCGTATTATTATCGGTATGCTGCTGGATCGGTTTGGTCCGAGAATTACCTACTCTTGTCTGTTGATGTTTGCCGTAGTTCCTTGTATGGCAACAGCAATGTCTCACGATTTCAACCAGTTGGTATGGAGTCGTTTGCTGATGGGGATTGTCGGTTCTGGGTTCGTGATTGGCATTCGCATGGTGTCTGAGTGGTTTCCACCCAAGGATATTGGTATTGCTCAAGGTGTCTATGGCGGCTGGGGTAACTTTGGGGCTTTTGGTGCTGAATTTGCTCTCCCAATTCTTGCAGTAGCTACTGGCTTTGTTGCAGGTGGTGCATCTAACTGGCGCTTAGCGATCGCCCTTACAGGTATTGTTGCTGCAATTTACGGTGTTATCTACTTCAATACTGTCCAAGATACTCCTAGCGGTAAAGTTTACAAGCGTCCTAAGAAAAATGGTGCGATGGAAGTCACCAGCAAAGGCAGTTTTTATGCCATGCTGCTGTCAAATTTCGGTCTGATTTTCGCTCTGGGTTTGTTAGCTTGGCGTTTGGCTCAACCTAAAATTCACTTCCTCAGCCAAAGCCAAATGTATATTGTTTGGATTGGGCTATTAGGGTTGTATGCTTACCAAACTTATCAAGGTTGGCGCGTCAATAAAGAGTTATTAACCGGACAAAAAATTTACGCTCCATCCGAACGCTATCAATTTCGTCAAGTTGCTTTACTCGAATTCACTTACGTCACCAATTTTGGTTCGGAATTGGCAGCAGTTTCTATGCTCCCAATCTTCTTTGAAACAACTTTTGGATTAGATCATCATATGGCAAGTACCCTTGCCTCATCCTATCCATTCTTAAACTTAGTTTCTCGTCCTAGCGGTGGTTTAATTTCCGATAAATTAGGTTCGCGCAAATGGACGATGACAGTTATTTCGGTTGGAATTGGGATTAGCTACTTACTCGCTTATGAAATTAACGGTAGCTGGGCTTTACCGCTAGCGATCGCCGTGACAATGCTCTCTGCCTACTTTGCCCAAGCTGGTTGTGGTGCAACTTATGGGATCGTACCTCTGATTAAAAAAGAAATTACCGGACAAATTTCTGGTAACGTCGGAGCATATGGTAACTTTGGTGGAGTAATTTATTTAACAATTCTTAGCCTGACCAATGCCCGTACTTTGTTTGCCACAATGGGAATTGCTGCTCTAGTTTGTGCTAGCTTATGCGCCTTCTGCTTGAAGGAACCAAAAGGCTCTTTTGCTGAAGATTACGAAACTACTGCGACAGCAGAAAATTCGCTACCAAGTAGTTCTATGTTGGCAGAAGAATTAGAGTAA
- a CDS encoding ABC transporter ATP-binding/substrate-binding protein (This model describes the ATP binding subunits of ATP-binding cassette (ABC) transporters for nitrate transport, or for bicarbonate transport, in bacteria and archaea.): MSVFVEVDHVDRIFTLPNGSTYTALKNIELKIKQGEFISLVGHSGCGKSTLLNIIAGLDRASRGGVILEGRQVKEPGPDRMVVFQNYSLLPWMTVYENISLAVDEVYKNQTKAERRSTVEHHIDLVGLRHARDKRPGELSGGMKQRVAIARALAIRPKLLLLDEPFGALDALTRGGLQEQLMKICEESHVTCVMVTHDVDEALLLSDRIVMLTNGPEAQIGQILDVNIPRPRQRMEVVNHPSYYAMRNELIYFLNQQKRIKQRKAKQHVVIAGNGLEKVNLEIGFIPLTDCAPLVVAKEKGFFAKYGLTDVHLSREPSWKEIAKGVGTGRLDAAQMVAAMPLAMTLGAGGKTPVPIVSALTLSRNGNAITLSKKFFEQGVKTLADLKAAIASDSDTVHTFGMVHPASMHNLLLRYWLAAGGIHPDEDVSLTVIPPPQMVANLRAGNIDGYCVGEPWNSRAVYEELGFVVATDLDLWAGHPEKVLGVREEWANQYPQTHVALVKALLEACDYCDDRRHREEILELLCRPEYVGSDPAYTRPGFLDPYNRGDGSAPQQLLHFNQFHVDKANYRDRTDLLWILTQLARWGLIPFPKNWVEVLDRVSRTDVFGIAARELGFMDIGHDPQPIKLFDGKILYPDRPIDYLNSLEIKHQIRVEEVAIDPVVTV; the protein is encoded by the coding sequence ATGTCAGTTTTTGTTGAAGTCGATCACGTTGACAGAATATTCACGCTGCCGAATGGTAGTACCTACACGGCACTGAAAAATATTGAATTAAAAATTAAACAGGGTGAGTTTATTTCCTTAGTCGGTCACTCTGGTTGTGGCAAATCGACGCTACTAAATATTATTGCTGGTCTAGACCGTGCCAGTCGTGGCGGCGTAATCCTAGAAGGACGGCAGGTGAAAGAACCTGGACCCGATCGCATGGTGGTATTTCAAAACTACTCTCTACTGCCCTGGATGACAGTGTACGAGAATATCTCGCTGGCAGTTGATGAAGTTTACAAAAATCAAACCAAGGCAGAAAGACGCTCGACTGTCGAACATCACATCGATTTAGTCGGCTTGCGTCACGCCAGAGATAAGCGTCCAGGCGAACTCTCTGGAGGGATGAAACAACGGGTAGCGATCGCCCGTGCTTTAGCAATTCGCCCCAAGTTGCTGCTCCTCGACGAACCCTTCGGGGCATTAGATGCTCTGACGCGAGGCGGCTTGCAGGAACAGTTGATGAAGATCTGCGAAGAAAGTCACGTTACCTGCGTGATGGTAACGCATGACGTAGACGAAGCCTTATTGCTGAGCGATCGCATTGTCATGCTCACCAACGGTCCCGAAGCGCAAATCGGACAAATTCTGGATGTCAACATTCCCCGTCCCCGCCAGCGGATGGAAGTCGTGAATCATCCCAGCTACTACGCCATGCGTAACGAGCTGATCTACTTCCTCAACCAACAAAAACGCATCAAGCAACGCAAAGCAAAACAACACGTCGTCATTGCTGGCAACGGTTTAGAAAAAGTCAATTTAGAAATCGGTTTTATCCCCCTCACCGACTGCGCCCCATTGGTAGTAGCTAAAGAGAAAGGCTTCTTTGCCAAATACGGCTTAACCGATGTCCACCTCAGCCGCGAACCGAGTTGGAAGGAGATCGCTAAAGGTGTCGGTACGGGACGCTTAGATGCAGCCCAAATGGTTGCAGCGATGCCCTTAGCCATGACTTTAGGGGCGGGTGGTAAAACTCCAGTTCCCATTGTCAGCGCTCTTACCCTGTCCCGTAACGGTAACGCGATTACGCTGAGCAAAAAGTTTTTTGAGCAAGGAGTCAAAACCCTAGCTGACTTAAAAGCCGCGATCGCCTCTGACTCCGATACCGTCCACACCTTCGGGATGGTACACCCAGCCTCAATGCACAACCTGCTGTTACGCTACTGGCTGGCTGCGGGAGGCATCCACCCCGATGAAGATGTTAGCCTAACCGTGATTCCGCCACCACAAATGGTAGCTAATCTCAGAGCTGGTAACATTGACGGTTATTGTGTCGGCGAACCTTGGAATTCCCGCGCCGTTTACGAAGAATTAGGATTTGTCGTTGCCACCGACCTAGATTTGTGGGCGGGACATCCAGAAAAAGTTTTAGGCGTGCGGGAAGAATGGGCGAACCAGTATCCCCAAACTCACGTTGCCCTAGTTAAAGCATTACTAGAAGCTTGCGACTACTGCGACGATCGCCGCCATCGGGAAGAGATTCTCGAATTACTCTGCCGACCGGAATACGTCGGTTCCGATCCCGCTTACACCCGTCCTGGGTTCCTCGATCCCTACAATCGCGGCGACGGTTCCGCACCCCAACAACTATTGCATTTCAACCAATTCCACGTAGACAAAGCCAACTATCGCGATCGCACCGATTTGCTGTGGATCTTGACTCAGTTGGCACGCTGGGGACTGATCCCATTCCCGAAAAACTGGGTGGAAGTCCTCGATCGCGTCAGCCGTACCGATGTATTCGGCATCGCCGCCCGCGAACTAGGATTCATGGACATCGGACACGATCCCCAACCCATCAAACTATTTGACGGCAAAATCCTCTATCCCGATCGCCCGATCGACTACCTCAACAGTTTGGAAATCAAACATCAAATCCGCGTAGAAGAAGTCGCGATCGATCCTGTAGTCACTGTTTGA
- the ntrB gene encoding nitrate ABC transporter permease has protein sequence MTATLESRSRKSLQQKAIAKFIAKKVIPPIVAIAIFAVIWQLLTMSGILALPSPIAVIQETWDPYIINPFFDNGGTDKGLALQIIASLGRVAIGFSLSAIVGITLGILIGSNEFVYNAVDPIFQVLRTVPPLAWLPLSLAALQQSNPSAIFVIFITAIWPIIINTTVGVQQLPQDYRNVARVLKLRGSKYFFKILFPATVPYIFTGLRIGIGLSWLAIVAAEMLVGGVGIGFFIWDAYNSSLLSQIIIALIYVGVVGLLLDRIVAFIASKVVPEEQN, from the coding sequence ATGACCGCAACGCTAGAGAGTCGTTCGAGAAAAAGTTTACAGCAGAAAGCGATCGCCAAGTTTATCGCTAAAAAAGTGATTCCACCCATCGTGGCGATCGCTATTTTTGCAGTGATTTGGCAGTTACTTACAATGAGCGGTATCCTCGCTCTACCTTCCCCGATCGCGGTAATTCAAGAAACATGGGACCCTTACATCATCAATCCCTTTTTTGATAATGGTGGGACGGATAAAGGATTAGCATTACAAATCATTGCTAGTTTGGGACGGGTCGCTATCGGTTTTTCCCTCTCAGCCATTGTCGGAATTACTCTGGGAATTCTGATTGGCTCGAATGAATTTGTTTACAACGCTGTAGACCCAATTTTTCAAGTCCTCAGAACCGTTCCACCTTTGGCATGGTTGCCTTTATCGTTGGCAGCATTACAACAATCCAATCCCTCCGCAATTTTTGTCATTTTCATCACAGCAATTTGGCCCATTATCATCAACACGACAGTGGGCGTACAACAGCTGCCTCAAGATTATCGCAACGTCGCCAGAGTTCTCAAACTCAGGGGAAGCAAATATTTCTTTAAAATTCTGTTTCCCGCCACCGTGCCTTACATCTTTACAGGTTTGAGAATCGGGATCGGCTTATCTTGGTTAGCAATTGTTGCCGCAGAAATGTTAGTTGGTGGTGTCGGAATCGGCTTCTTTATCTGGGACGCTTATAACAGCTCTTTATTAAGTCAAATCATCATCGCCCTGATTTATGTCGGTGTTGTCGGTCTGCTATTAGACAGAATCGTTGCTTTCATTGCTAGTAAAGTCGTTCCAGAAGAACAGAACTAG
- a CDS encoding ABC transporter ATP-binding protein: MQIRETHPSLLTPHSSHRDPFLVIEDVSKVYPTKNGSYTVLKDVNFTAYEGEFICLIGHSGCGKTTLLNMVAGFNKPTTGEVRLQNDRVTEPGPERMMVFQNYSLLPWMTAFDNVYLSIDAVHPNMPAAQKKAIAKEHLAMVGLTEAADKKPRQLSGGMKQRVAIARALAIRPQILILDEPFGALDAITKEELQEELLTIWREHRVTVLMITHDIDEALFLSDRTILMTNGPSATIGEVVEIPFARPRERARIIEDPRYYELRNHILDFLYHRHAHVE; the protein is encoded by the coding sequence ATGCAAATTAGAGAAACTCACCCCTCACTCCTCACTCCTCACTCCTCACATCGCGACCCATTTCTAGTTATCGAGGATGTTTCCAAGGTCTATCCGACGAAAAATGGTTCTTACACAGTTTTAAAAGATGTCAATTTCACTGCTTATGAAGGTGAGTTTATCTGTCTGATCGGTCACTCTGGTTGCGGTAAGACTACCCTGTTGAACATGGTGGCAGGATTTAACAAACCGACTACAGGGGAAGTCAGGCTGCAAAACGATCGCGTCACCGAACCAGGACCGGAACGGATGATGGTGTTTCAAAATTACTCTTTGCTGCCCTGGATGACGGCGTTTGATAACGTCTATCTATCAATTGATGCCGTTCATCCCAATATGCCAGCGGCGCAGAAAAAAGCGATCGCTAAAGAGCATTTGGCAATGGTAGGACTGACGGAAGCTGCCGATAAAAAGCCCCGCCAGCTATCTGGTGGGATGAAACAACGAGTCGCGATCGCCCGTGCTTTAGCTATTCGTCCCCAAATCCTGATCCTCGACGAACCTTTCGGGGCGCTGGATGCCATTACCAAAGAGGAACTCCAAGAAGAACTGCTAACAATTTGGCGAGAACACCGCGTCACCGTGCTAATGATTACGCATGACATTGACGAAGCCCTATTTTTATCCGACCGAACGATCTTGATGACCAACGGTCCTTCGGCAACGATTGGCGAAGTTGTGGAGATTCCCTTCGCCCGTCCCCGCGAGCGCGCCCGCATCATCGAAGATCCCCGTTATTACGAACTGCGCAACCACATTCTCGACTTCTTGTATCATCGTCATGCTCATGTGGAGTAG
- a CDS encoding HEAT repeat domain-containing protein — MNLQTANLLEQARLAHAASNWALLLQCLQQLISEFGIRNAEFGIKPTSSSRLPTPDSRLPISLSWAIDILTWGDFHQRWDVAKLLPKFGREAIASLLEILADEDADEELRWFAVRSLGTFDNPEAIAALVELLQTSANPEEQGIAAAALAEIGSNAVSAITKLLEPEHTRALATRSLAYIRTKETIEPLLSVVRDSDVEIRAIAIEALSSFHDPKIPPILVEALSDLGAKVRKEAVTGLSFRPDLREELNLVDLLLLRLYDFSIDVCLAAANGLGRLGTDRAATGLFRVLQSPHTPSALQIEIVLALGRIGTSASLEYLRQIFEQMTSIAIWQETIHALGRVEQLSLKPQAAEILLELLRTDRLAAEHVKLKQAIALSLGQLGEMQAIPSLIQLLADSDLAVKLHAIAALKQLNSTAAYQQLIQLAADANISPQLQQGVAIALREWDLNSSF; from the coding sequence GTGAATTTACAAACTGCTAATTTGTTAGAACAGGCACGACTCGCCCATGCTGCTTCTAACTGGGCGTTGCTACTCCAATGCCTTCAGCAACTCATCTCAGAATTCGGAATTCGGAATGCGGAATTCGGAATTAAGCCTACATCGAGTTCCCGACTCCCAACTCCCGACTCCCGACTCCCGATTTCGCTGAGCTGGGCAATCGATATTTTGACTTGGGGAGATTTTCATCAACGGTGGGATGTGGCGAAGTTACTGCCTAAATTTGGACGAGAGGCGATCGCATCTTTATTGGAGATTTTGGCAGATGAAGATGCGGATGAAGAATTGCGCTGGTTTGCCGTGCGGAGTTTGGGGACTTTTGACAATCCAGAAGCGATCGCAGCTTTGGTAGAGCTGTTGCAAACATCAGCAAATCCAGAAGAACAGGGAATAGCAGCCGCAGCTTTAGCAGAAATTGGCTCAAATGCTGTATCTGCAATTACAAAGTTGTTAGAGCCAGAGCATACAAGAGCGCTAGCCACGCGATCGCTTGCCTATATTCGTACCAAAGAAACAATCGAGCCTTTACTTAGCGTTGTTCGAGACTCAGATGTGGAAATTAGAGCGATCGCGATCGAAGCTTTAAGTAGCTTTCACGATCCTAAAATTCCGCCCATTCTGGTTGAAGCTTTAAGCGATTTGGGGGCAAAAGTGAGAAAAGAAGCTGTTACTGGCTTGAGTTTTCGCCCCGATTTACGTGAAGAATTGAATTTAGTCGATCTCTTGCTGCTGAGATTATATGACTTCAGCATAGATGTTTGTCTGGCTGCTGCAAATGGTTTAGGTAGATTGGGAACGGATCGAGCTGCAACAGGTTTGTTCCGAGTCTTGCAGTCTCCCCATACGCCGAGCGCTTTACAAATAGAAATTGTCCTGGCTCTGGGCAGAATTGGAACCTCAGCCAGTCTGGAATATTTACGACAAATTTTCGAGCAAATGACTTCCATCGCAATTTGGCAAGAAACAATTCATGCTTTAGGACGAGTCGAACAGTTAAGTTTAAAGCCACAAGCAGCAGAAATTTTACTCGAATTGCTACGGACCGATCGCTTAGCAGCAGAACACGTCAAACTCAAGCAAGCGATCGCTTTGTCTTTAGGTCAATTAGGTGAAATGCAAGCAATTCCATCGCTGATTCAATTACTGGCGGACTCAGATCTTGCCGTTAAATTGCACGCGATCGCTGCTCTCAAACAGTTGAATTCCACTGCTGCCTATCAGCAGTTAATTCAACTTGCTGCTGATGCTAACATTTCACCACAACTACAACAGGGAGTTGCGATCGCTTTGCGAGAATGGGATCTCAATTCTTCTTTTTAA
- a CDS encoding ferredoxin--nitrite reductase, with product MTDAATSKASLNKFEKFKAEKDGLAVKAEIEQFASIGWEAMDETDRDHRLKWLGVFFRPVTPGKFMMRLRMPNGIITTQQMRVLGEVLQRYGDDGSADITTRQNIQLRGIRMEDLLEIFHKFAAVGLTSVQSGMDNVRNITGDPLAGLDAEELFDTRDLVHQVQNAITNYGEGNPEFTNLPRKFNIAITGGRDNSVHAEINDLAFVPAFQEGSRESGVGSREKEFGFNILVGGFFSAKRCEAAVPLDAWVAPEDVVAVCRAVLEVYRDNGLRANRQKARLMWLIDEWGMEKFRLAVETQLGKSLRSAAAKDEIDWEKRDHIGIYPQKQPGLHYVGLHVPIGRLYAQDMFEVARLAEVYGSGEIRLTVEQNIIIPNIPDSRLRTFLAEPLLQRFSIEPETLTRGLVSCTGAQFCNFALIETKNRALATIKALEAELTFTQPVRIHWTGCPNSCGQPQVADIGLMGTKARKDGKPVEGVDIYMGGKVGKDAHLGSCITKGIPCDDLQPVLRNLLIEHFGARPRQEAVLGARS from the coding sequence ATGACGGACGCAGCAACCTCCAAGGCAAGTCTGAATAAATTTGAAAAATTTAAGGCAGAAAAAGATGGTCTTGCGGTTAAAGCAGAGATCGAACAATTTGCATCCATTGGCTGGGAAGCAATGGATGAAACAGATCGCGACCATCGCCTTAAGTGGCTAGGCGTGTTCTTTCGTCCGGTCACTCCAGGTAAATTCATGATGCGGCTGCGGATGCCTAACGGCATTATCACCACCCAGCAGATGCGAGTGTTAGGTGAAGTCTTGCAACGCTATGGCGATGACGGTAGCGCAGACATCACGACCAGACAGAATATTCAGTTGCGGGGCATTCGGATGGAAGACTTGCTAGAAATCTTTCACAAGTTTGCTGCTGTGGGATTAACCAGCGTTCAATCGGGGATGGATAACGTCCGTAACATCACTGGCGATCCGCTAGCAGGACTCGATGCCGAAGAGTTATTTGACACGCGAGACTTAGTGCATCAAGTGCAGAACGCAATCACCAATTACGGTGAGGGAAACCCAGAATTCACCAACTTACCGCGAAAGTTTAATATTGCCATTACTGGCGGTCGCGATAACTCAGTCCATGCAGAGATCAACGATCTTGCTTTTGTTCCCGCGTTTCAGGAAGGGAGTCGGGAGTCGGGAGTCGGGAGTCGGGAAAAAGAGTTTGGTTTTAATATCCTCGTAGGAGGTTTCTTTTCTGCCAAACGTTGCGAGGCGGCAGTTCCTCTTGATGCTTGGGTAGCACCAGAAGATGTGGTTGCTGTATGCAGAGCAGTTTTGGAAGTCTATAGAGATAACGGACTGCGAGCCAATCGACAAAAAGCGCGTTTAATGTGGCTGATTGACGAGTGGGGCATGGAAAAATTCCGTCTAGCTGTAGAAACCCAATTAGGTAAATCTCTGCGATCGGCAGCTGCTAAAGACGAAATCGACTGGGAAAAACGCGACCATATTGGAATCTACCCTCAAAAACAGCCAGGACTGCACTACGTCGGCTTACACGTTCCTATCGGACGGCTCTACGCTCAAGATATGTTTGAAGTAGCGCGGTTAGCAGAAGTTTATGGCAGTGGCGAGATTCGCCTGACTGTAGAACAAAACATAATTATTCCTAACATTCCCGATTCGCGTCTTAGAACCTTCCTGGCAGAACCACTCTTACAACGCTTCTCTATAGAACCCGAGACACTCACCCGAGGACTCGTATCCTGTACGGGCGCTCAGTTCTGCAACTTTGCCCTGATTGAAACCAAAAATCGAGCGCTGGCAACAATTAAGGCGCTAGAGGCAGAACTAACATTTACTCAACCAGTCCGCATTCACTGGACGGGATGCCCTAACTCCTGCGGACAACCCCAGGTAGCGGACATTGGGCTGATGGGAACCAAAGCCCGTAAAGATGGCAAACCTGTAGAAGGCGTTGACATCTATATGGGTGGCAAAGTCGGCAAGGATGCTCATTTAGGTAGCTGCATTACAAAGGGAATTCCCTGCGACGATTTGCAGCCAGTGTTGCGAAATTTACTCATCGAGCATTTCGGCGCTAGACCCAGGCAAGAAGCCGTATTAGGAGCTAGAAGCTAG
- a CDS encoding CmpA/NrtA family ABC transporter substrate-binding protein, whose product MTKFTRRQFIITTGAAAAGSAFVHGCSSSNTASNNTSTTNTSSTANVSPVADAPKVETTTAKLGFIALTDSAPLIIAAEKGLFAKYGMTDVKVEKQASWPVTRDNLALGSSGGGIDGAHILTPMPYLMSLGTITEGKKIPMYILARLNTNGQAISVAETYKELKVAKESTPLKEAFAKSKAAGKDLKVAMTFPGGTHDLWIRYWLAAGGVNPNSDVSVVPVPPPQMVANMKVGNMEAFCVGEPWNAQLVNQKRGYTALVTGELWNDHPEKAFAMRADWVDKNPNAAKALLMAVQEAQQWCEKAENKEEMVQIVSQQKWFRVPAKDIIERAKGNIDYGDGRTEENYAYKMKFWADNASYPYKSHDLWFLTENIRWGYIPANTDTKKLVDQVNREDLWKEAAKAIGVPDAEIPKSSSRGVETFFDGVKFDPENPAAYLKSLKIKKA is encoded by the coding sequence ATGACCAAGTTTACAAGACGGCAATTCATCATTACTACAGGTGCAGCAGCGGCAGGTTCAGCTTTCGTTCACGGTTGCAGTTCAAGCAACACGGCAAGTAACAATACTTCTACTACGAATACTAGTTCGACAGCTAATGTTAGTCCCGTCGCCGACGCTCCCAAAGTAGAGACAACTACAGCAAAGTTAGGCTTTATCGCCCTGACTGATTCTGCACCCTTGATTATTGCTGCGGAAAAGGGACTGTTTGCCAAATACGGCATGACTGATGTGAAGGTGGAAAAGCAAGCCTCTTGGCCCGTCACCCGCGATAACTTGGCACTGGGTTCTAGTGGTGGCGGGATTGATGGGGCGCATATCCTCACGCCAATGCCTTACTTAATGAGCTTGGGAACGATTACTGAGGGTAAAAAGATTCCCATGTACATTTTGGCAAGGCTGAATACCAACGGTCAGGCAATTTCTGTTGCTGAAACTTACAAGGAGTTAAAGGTAGCGAAGGAAAGCACGCCACTCAAGGAAGCTTTTGCTAAATCTAAAGCTGCTGGCAAAGATCTCAAAGTAGCCATGACTTTTCCTGGCGGGACACACGACTTATGGATTCGTTACTGGCTAGCAGCTGGTGGTGTTAATCCTAACTCTGATGTTTCAGTCGTTCCCGTTCCACCACCGCAAATGGTAGCCAACATGAAAGTAGGCAACATGGAAGCTTTCTGCGTAGGAGAACCTTGGAATGCCCAACTGGTGAACCAAAAGCGAGGATACACGGCTTTGGTAACTGGAGAGTTGTGGAACGACCATCCAGAAAAAGCTTTTGCAATGCGGGCTGACTGGGTAGATAAAAACCCCAATGCGGCGAAAGCATTATTGATGGCAGTACAAGAAGCCCAGCAATGGTGCGAAAAAGCAGAAAACAAAGAGGAGATGGTGCAGATTGTCTCCCAGCAGAAGTGGTTTAGAGTCCCAGCTAAAGATATTATCGAGCGAGCTAAGGGCAACATTGACTACGGCGACGGTCGTACAGAAGAAAACTATGCCTACAAAATGAAGTTTTGGGCAGACAATGCTTCTTACCCCTATAAGAGTCATGACTTGTGGTTTTTGACGGAAAATATTCGCTGGGGTTATATTCCGGCAAATACAGACACGAAGAAACTCGTAGACCAAGTAAACCGGGAAGATCTATGGAAAGAAGCTGCTAAAGCGATTGGTGTACCAGACGCAGAAATTCCTAAGAGTTCTTCCCGTGGTGTGGAAACTTTCTTTGATGGAGTCAAATTCGATCCAGAAAATCCCGCAGCATATTTGAAGAGTCTAAAGATTAAGAAAGCTTAA